The DNA sequence ATTTTTACggactattattttattacagtaTTTGAATGGTGATATTGTAtgttctctaaaaaaaatttattttaaggaaCTGGATTTATTACCAgcagaatatttattatttacaataattgaaaaaaataaaatttcaatttaattaaaaattcacatattttttggTATAAACTCTGATTAGATCCAATTGGAAATTAATCAGAAATCAAAAAGTTTGtcggaaaaatattaatttccgattgaatTCGTTTCAatctaattgaaaaatttcaatcggaaaataataaatatttttttctgattaaaaacgattgaaATTTAATCTGATACTTGGAACTTTCCCGAGCAATTctgaattaatatttgtttccgattgaatttgATAGAAATCcgattgagtttcaatcagatttaaACACAGTTTAAATCAGGGAAATCCGCAAAAATGTACGAGCTACTCAATGATGATGAGAATGACGATTCTCTCGTTACTGTAAACTCTGGTACCGGTCGTATGAGCCATTTTCGAGTGATCATTAAAACTAAGTTCATTCAATATATTAACAAGCGGATTTATTCTCAGGCTTCTTGATAAATTAGTCTATTGtgatataatatattgtacatactaatttttcgaacttattattataaataattaataattgacatAACAAATTGACGATAGGCGTATGGGAATttgttgttgaaaaaaaatataagtcacgtaaaattttaaaatcatttttttatctgtgacttaaaaatatttttttttagcttacggatcaccaaaaaattataaaaacaaatttctgaacttttttttcaaatttcaatgaatTCACAGACAGAACGTCTCCAATCATACATtttcttattgattatttttcttaaaaaaaaattttcaagtaaaactCAAAACTTTgagattcttttatttttcttgaaaataaaaaatttgaaaacgacttaaaatttcaaaaatttccataTTACCCTAACGcgtaagaaatatataaactgtaaaaaagCTTAAGGTAGAGGTACCGTTTTTGGCCACATTAAGGCCAGCTTTGGACACTTGATACTTTTATTCcactatgaaaatattaattttattttacacttttttattaattaaaataaagtattaaatgtccaaaaatggagcagtggccacaaatggtacCTCTTCcccaataattataaaattaaaaaaaaaaaagaaatttacaattttttatttattttttctatttattagtTGAGGTATTTCATAACTCATATTTATAAcacaccttaaaaaaaatactctgaATAATTATCTCAACAAAGTTAATGATTCATCAATCActcatttaattacaatatcaaataatatatctTCCGGTAATGTTTCATCTATCtccgaaataaataaatcgttgATCATTCTTTCAAAATCGTCATAAGATTTCATATTTGCAATATCcatagataaatatttgaaagagTTCTGCATAATTTcagttaaataaacaaatttttcaattttgtccGTACTAtctataactttattattataatcacgGACATTACGACCGACATTTGAATAATCGATCATCCACATCAGCAATCTGTAGTATtctttcaatataaaattttcatttaatctcGGCCATtcgaataatatttcatcAGATCCTTTTTTAATGTAACCCAGTAATAACACAAAGTaacaaatacatttattaatattagctTCTGTTAAATCAATCATagctgaatttattttatttattattttaatatgtagattattatcaattttaatattttttttatcactatttaTTAGATCAAGAATAGATTTAACCATCTGTGGTGTAAAGAATGGATCATTGTAATCACTCCCACGtagaaatagtaataatttgaatgcatttttatttagtattgttttaaataatgacgCATCAAATAATTCTTTCTTATCAATTATGTAGAAATAAACGTTATCATTAATAGTCAATTTACTGTACCTGTAaacaatatgataaatatcagtatcattagtaataataatagatgcCAGTTTACCATTACGTTGAAAGAAACATTCACTTTCTGCTTCTCCGTATTGTAGTCTTACTACTTGAATTCTCTTATCATTGAACATCATCTGACGACCCCATGACTGAATAGCACGTGATAAATGTGgcctataattttttgaattttttttgtatgccGGTGGTGTCCcgtcaaaatatatttttatttttttaacattgaatttaaatccaaattcaAGTTCATTCAGTATCGTATTTAATTTCTTAGTCgccactaatttatttaacttttcttttaaatgtCCGCAGTACCAAACTACAAGACCGTCGacgtaaattttacaatcCAAATCTATGGGGTCTTTTATTGATGctttttctaataaatctTTACAAACacgattaatattataaatacccatttttgttacaaaacttttttttatatttactaaaatacTTTCTTTTAGGacctttataaatttattttttcaattctataataagtaaaaaaaaaaaaaaaaaaaaaaaaaattgattttaataaattatttttataaactagaCTATTTATTAGAGGAtagtattcataaaaattagttcgttattttatttagattaaataattttaataccattaattatataacagcagcattcaatttttaaaattatttattataaatttattcaaatgacttttttttttactgaattaaaaaagaaCACAAGCGGAATAGATAAAAGCTTgatataaagtatttttaaatgatataagtaaaacacaaaaattacacagaaaaaaaagattttggcGCATGTTAAATAGAAACATATCAAACACTTAAAGTCGTAGTATCAATAATAACGTGTTCTGTAATAGACTTTATTTCTTCACCATCGGTAAGATTAAAGTAAACACCACGAGCATGAGCATCATCCAAAAGATCCTGCCACATTTCATTatgctaaaattaaaaaaaaaaaaaaataaataattaaactcgtctgtttatagaaaaaatatactctTATATTTACCCTGAAAGCGTTAAAATTTCCACACAGTATCAAACTGTGTTTCGCGCGAGTGAGACTCACATTGAGTCGATTGGGATCTTTGACAAATCCGATACCTTCGCTTCTGACACATGACAGAATTATCACATCACACTCTGACCCTTGAAAACTGTCTACTGTAttgacttcaatttttttctgctgttttacattttcagtttttttttcttcactatcgggtttttcattttcttctttattttctttacccctttttcttcttctttgtttattaggtttttttttatcttttgattgactTTCTTCTCTAGTTATCTTTTCATTAggaatatttgtatttatttcttcatcttGATCTTTGTCTTTATTTTCATCACGATCTTTATCTTCATCGCTGTCTTCGTCTGTGCTGTCTTCGTCTATACTGTCTTCATTGTCATTGTTGTCTTCATTTACAATTTCTACTATATCTTCATCATCGCTGTTtacttttactaaaatttttgcttcattttctttatcagTATCTTGTTTACTCAGATCTTCAAAATCTATAAGATTTTTGTCATCTTCCTTCTTCTTATCAGAtcgctttttaatttttatttgctttgaCTGTTGCTTCCCGTCACTGAAaatcattgaaataaatatgatagACTAGTAAGTTATtaagtcttaaaaaaaataacagatcATTACTTACAGTCTCTTTAATATGGAATTAATGAGCATACGCTGATTTTGATAAGGGGTAATTACTCCAATACTAATATCTTTAtccattaattttcttttttccattAGCGAACGGACTAAATTAGCCACTAGGATAGCTTCGATTAGATTTGAACGCCCATCACTGTCTTGTTCAAATGTGTGAttgagtaatttataattacaaaaatcaaGTGGAGCTACAGAGGCTGCATTTTTAATAGCGCCTTTGTAAAAATAACGATTCGGCCACTGAGAAATTGAATCGATCATACGATATTGGGTGTCCAACATCACAATAGGGTTTTCtgattcattttcaaaaataatttgagctCTTGCGAAGAGCGACGAATCATAGCCATAGTCCTTTGCTttctatttaatattcaaataataaaagttacatatatattaatattttcgaacaGAATCTATggtaaaaatatgtataagtaTAGTCTCACTAATTTTTGgccataaaaaatgataaagttgagatatcattaaattttttttttaaatattattttttacggcGGATTAATGAAAAGAATATACCATTCATCATTAATGAATAgttttattaatgttatttgttaataaaaattaacttgaaaaaatttttgttgccataaaagtatttatactgtaaaaaaactgcATAGTGGATTCGGATTAAATCCAGAGTTAATGCCGAGCGGATGACTgcttatttatttgtgatccccctcggagtaaaattcagGCAaaggagaatttttttaaatattaaaactctgaatcggagtgaatacagatttaaattaaattcagatcacttcgctaaaaaaaaattccctattCACTCCGTATGCGGAGTGAATTTCCTTAAAACTCCAAGTTACAAAgtaaattcggatttaaataaaattcgtaatcACTTCTAATTTCTTACAGTGTAAGGTAAAAtacctagtacccgatcagggaacaAGTACTCGATCACTCGATGTATTTGTTCGAGTATGGGTTCGAGTACTAATTCACTGATtgggtactgggtctcttaatttatagaaaattaagaaatttatagaaaaaatattccaaatatcttcacaaattttttcacaatttaagaaaaacgagttcattatttttgggacctataaatttttaaaactaatttaaatatttattattaattaccacGATATGTTCATCATGAAATCGTTgataagaaattgaaaaattttaatttttcgtttttttttttagtcaaaaaattaatgagacTTCTCTGCagcataattattaaaaccatTGTAAATACCTGTGATAAGATAGTGGGTGGTAATTGTTGAGGATCACCTACCAAAATCAAtctgtttatttttagtaatgtAGGTACTAACGTAAGCAACTCTGTCGCTTGTGCTGCTTCATCAATAATACAAAACGGTATTTCTAATTCaccatttctgaaaaatattattaattgttatttttttattaaattaataagttaataatttttaaaaattcaactatttaattttacccaAACACTGCTTTCATTCGGAAGCTCGTATAGCAAGATGTTAAAGTACAAGCAATaatatttacgttttttaGTATTTGTTCTTCAACAAATGCTAGATTTGGCACATCTTTAAATATTGAGTGTgactataataaataaaaaatattttattcacataaaaaaaatacagttccttttataatactaatttaataaaaatatctataacctTTTGCCATTTAAGAGCAAGTCTTGGCAACGATATATGTTTTACtgatcgattaattttttcttcgcGACCCACGCGGACGATTTCAAAGGGAATATttctttctataaaaaaaaaaaaaaaaaaaaacactatgTTAAGATCATTTtaaatgcataaaaaaaacttaaatctATATTTCACCTTGCATATCTggttgtatttttaataattttataaccaATTCATCAATTGCTTTGTTTGAAGGTGCACATATCAATAGTCGGGTTACAGCATTCTTACTCAGCGCAGTTgcaacaatatttttgattactGTAGATTTACCTGTCCCAGGAGGGCCTTGGATTAAACATATACCAGAAGCTGGTTTTTGTATCGTTGTTACTATTCTTGACATTATTTCACTCTGTTTTGCATTAAGGATTTcctaaaatgataaaatattttttctattaagcTCCTAATTTCATACAGCAAgagtatttaatatatattttaagttgCGCGTACATTAGTTACTGGAGAAATAGAGTCTGacgttaataatattttatatgattcaTTATCTGGTTGTAAAATTGGTTTAAACAAAACAGAGAAGGGGATATTGTCCAAAGCATCTAGAAGTGTAAGATAAGACAATATCCATGTGGTAGTTGTTAATGACAATATGCTCGGCAAATCATGCAATGAAGAGTATTTAGTTATCAATACATAAGTCAGCGTAGTTGCTCCTCTTTGTCTgcctgaaatattttatttattttatttatcaaaattataaagaaaaaaagtaatctgTCAATGAAATTTACCTCCGCTTCTTCCTACTTCTTCTACATACCCAAACTTTTGaccagattttttataatttaatataaccaAGTCACCCCGACTTGGATATGTATCTTCCAGAACAGGAGTATATTCAACAGTACTTATTAGGcgaaatctaataattttatgatctgTATTGTCAACTGATATAGAGCCATATGACCTTTGCATTACTTTTGCGTTAGTTTGTTTAAGcctacaaataattttatgttaattttaaataaataatgttatttagttttaacaattgaagagatttaaaaaaaaaaaaaaattcaactgaaaGCGATTTTGagctcataactttttttttttttttttttttttagaaaaaccgtattaaaaaaaatagattttttttgtcaataatagaatttttaatacattttaatacttttttcgttttttttcttcagcaaAATCTTCTTTCAATGTATACCAAAATTCGTGAATTAAAAATGGCAGCATGGTTTTTTGATACTCATCATAagttgaatataataattttgttggaTTCATTTCTATTGAATCAATAACAGGCGGTGGTGTTTCTTCGTATTTTTTGTCAACAAGCCATGCCGGATCCCATTcgaaaatgttataaaaaaatgttttgctTGAATATTTCCAATCTGATAAATTTCCTGaactgattttatttattaattaaaaaatcaatagttcaaataaaataataaatacatttacagaataataaatattcctAGTTGAGGGTTGCTGATCATATCTTCTAGACAAGTTTCCATATAAACTAGaattatttcgaaaattaaaattttccaatctTGTTATCAAGTTCTCTCccattgttattaattaataatcaaacttCTATTgtctgtaaataataaattatttttaactgcaTTGCATAATAGTTACAAAATGCAATAGTTTATtctataataaacttttatgatatttaatacctataaattatcaacagcatgataagaaaaaattgttattataaaaccCTGACATTGAATGGTTGACTATGAGTCATAGAAATATTTACTAGTTTGTAaacttgaagaaaaaattcattgacttattttaataaatataaatatttatataaaacatactaacatttttgataatcgatttttatcaatcaataagactttgatttaataaataaaatttttattgcatacTTTCACCATTCTTAAGTGCtcgaagaaaatgaaaaaaaatatacatgagTAATAAATGTAACCGAAAGCTGATAATACACAGTCAATGTGTAATATCTATAACATAACTTAATACTTGGGTatattctgtaaaaaatttttggactcGGTGTAGTGTAAATGAcacggtgtaaaaatttttgtttaaaaattatacctAATATTGTGTTACATTTAAGcggtataaattaaaattattacaccGCCAAATTAGTAAATgagtaatttatgataattgtgcgttgagaaaaataatcataaaaatattaaaaatactatttaatatctaaataaaattaattcggttattaattaagaagttaaaaattttcaataattatttgttacatattaattaaaattataacgatGACTAGCACGCAATGGTGGAAAAAAGTAGATTAcacatgagtgtgaatgtagcagacatgaaacaaattataaattttaaataaatatataaattaattacaataatgaaatttaaaaaaatgcgcgtactgcacggagaaaaaattataaaaactgttcctagtacgtttatgaaatatcattccataccgttatggtaatgattacttgggatcaTGAGATATAGACCCATATTTTCTGGGAAAGTTTCTATAActatggtaacaattcctatcattatggtaacagttcccatatcgcatgtgaaagaatcatggtaatgattaccatactcataggaatagttcccataagcaaataggaaccaatcctataaccacattgtaacggttcctaagcgtatatggtcaccattcctataatattatggtaactattttcataatattatggtaacgattaccataattccataagaactattccgataccatatgggaattatacccataattataggaatgattaccataatatatatgggtgccgtttctataatcaacatttcaaaaaaaccggttaccatgcagtataggaaccattcctataatatattgtaactgttaccataattttctctctgtgtgatttttcaaatatttcagtacgaattttcaaatttttattctacttgcattttatttgttaattcaaaaatacttaaaattgacaattgtcagctacattcacactcatagaTTACACCGTGTTAAAATTACACGGATCGATAATTTACACcgaggattttttaaatcattgtttAATACTCTATGGCAGTATAAAGTTCTCGGGGgccatttttacaccaaaattttacagtgtagatttctatttaaaatttatttaaataattaaaaaaatacttacggttattttatttgaaataattaattatttattttttttataaattccatgcaaatttaattattttttttatattaattatacagtGCGTGTCAATAGgtagaaaaaattaacgacgcctttgtaacttttaaaagtaaaaattgattGCAAACTTTTAgtcagttatttaaaaataataatatcgttTACGAATCAATGtgcagaaaataatttataaattaagtatGGTTTGCTAAAACTTActcgagtaaataaaattataactcgAATGCTACAATGGTTCGATGTGATGTTATTTGAACTTCAATTGTTCTTTGAGAGAGTCGAGTTGCCTCGTATTCGTTTCAAATATGGACGCATACACACGATAGGTATGAATGTAGAACAAAACTTTGGGATTCACAGCTTATTAGACTTGCGCACTAAATACTTTAAGGGTAAcgtgcaattaaaataattattttttattgaaaatcgatgatttattaattaataattttttacgcatttatgaatttttattcagttctatttttttttaattttttattccaatgaTAAAActgttttgaattatatttaatatatatttatataaatctcTACTAATATATAACCAGAcgtcatttaattaattaattaattaatcaattaattataataaaaaaaaattaattaaaaattatcaaacgtTTTAATTAACAGTCTTGATAGTTCAGTAGTTCAACTCAGAGTTTCAGTCAGCGGGATCTGTACTGTCCATTGGAGTTTGACCTTGCGCAttgatgtaaaataaaaaacacgtagtaatttttataaattgaaaaacaattattaatgagaTTGTGCATAATTTATTAGGATAATTGTGATatgaataatttgtaaatcAATTGATGtttggttaatttttatattttaatttaaaacataaataatacaacTGAGTAcgatgatatattttttaaatatgtaatagaaaatataaatggaGGAAAATATATCATcttagaaagaaaaattatgatagtattaataaatatgttaaatacaaattttaaaataaagcatGAGTACGATCAACGACTAAGTGGTTTGtgattgtttttaattcatcgTTTGAAACGTTAAAATAAACACCACGTGACTGAGCGTCATCCAAAAGATTCTGCCACATATCATTGatctgtaataaaatatgaaaaataaatcatctaattttttattattaactattaaataactaaaaataaattgagtatTAGAGCTATTTACTGTGGATACTCTGAGTACATTGATTGGAATAATAATATGGTACCAGCAGGTAATAAGATCTAACTAAGGGAGATTTtcaatagaatcgaaaatattgcatttaattatcgaaatgtatcattaatctttatttcaatacattagccataaaatataatgaagtaatggtaatttttaccattaaCAAACagaaaattatacttttacaaaaaccatacgaataggccttattttactacggtagggtaataaggcctacgggttaaacaagCTGGAATAGTTTAATTGTACTAAATTAAATTGGTATTAAAGaggaatcatcacttaaatttagcaacattACTTTTTTAGAgacagaagactagattgttttttataatttcttctgcgctacAACATCATATgacggatgatgaaatatacaagacagggaacgtggtatcggAACTCTATAAACTTgtaacatctctatgcaagacccttctactagagtagcATTTAGTGGaggcggttattttaaatatcatttctgtcacttagaCCTTATGACTCGACAGGCTTTATTACCCGCGGGTacctcattttttatattctttataaataaaactaagggccagtttttcaaaccgggattaaattattattgatatatctatatattattaatgtattcattgcatatttttaaaaagtgggtgGCACTGTCTGAAAATACTCTTaagttaaacaaaaaaaaaaaaactaaacaataTTACTCTTTACAATCGTCTCAGAAGAAGCTTGGGATTTTTTGCCACCACTATTCTTTCCCCTCCATTATAATATTCTCAAAAAGATATTCTGCGCACgtgcaaattaaaatattgtagcagaggaaaaataattatggtaGAGCAAAATCTCAAACTTTCTGGAGGACGactataatattaaaactaatatagtttaaatttaataaaatattcttacTCTGAATGTGCTAAAGTTGCCACAGAGTATTAAACTGTGTTTCGCCCGCGTTAAACTAACACAAAGTCGATTAGGATCTTTTACAAAACCAATCCCGTTGGATCTGACGCACGACATAATTATGACATCGCACTCTGACCCCTGAAAACTGTCTACTGTAttaacttcaattttattCGGCTTAACTgcatcaacttttttttccttgttatcatttttatcttcttttccttttttatCATCGCAATCACCAGCTTTATCACCAGTATTTTCTTTGTCCAAATcatcgttttttttatctagatCATCATTACTCTCAGTACCTTTCTTCagcaatattttcttttcctctctacattaaattacaataattatttatcaaaacaaattattaacaataaaaaaaaacccaatattcaaattaacttACGGtggatttaataattgatttattaatttacgttGCTTTTGATAAGGAGTAATAACACCAATACTGATTTCCTTGTCtgacttaattaattttcttttttccaaTAGCACCTTAACTAAATTAGCTACTAGTACTGCTTCAATTGGATTTGAATGCCCGTCAGAATCCTGACAGTATGAGTGATTGAATACTTTGTAATTACAAAAGTTTAATGGCGCGACGGAGGCTGCATTTTTTATCGCGCCTttgtagaaataattattaggcCATTGAGAAATAGCATCAACCATGCGGTATTGGGTGTCCAATATCACTATCGGTTTTATTGATTCACTTTCAAAGACTTTTTGAGCTCTTCCGAAAAGTGATTCATCATATCCATATTCTTTTGCTTtctacaatatttaataaatgagtatttaaatctataataatatttttaatttactgagGAAAAGGGGCAAAATGAgcctttgaaataaaatggaccccataattttttttcaaaggatACTTGAGGTTATAGACCCAATTATTGACAGGATACAAATTACtgacactttattttattttaaaatttttttaaaattaaaaataattttgatgttaagtcaaaaaaataaaacaattgaactttaaaaattttttttaaacagattcattttgccccacaattaacatttttttatgtatgaatTTTATCGATACCAAATATTTATGTGGGAGCTAAAAAAATGTGTAactaaaagaaaattgtaaactattgacattttttgCTTGAGGAactccccccccccctttcaCCCTCTACACTTCTCTAGATTgtagtttataataaatacctGCGACAGTATAGTCGGAGGCAATTGTTGTGGATCTCCGACTAAAACCAATCTCTCAATATCAAACATTAAAGGCActaatgttaataattctGTCGCCTGTGCCGCTTCGTCTATTATACAAAACGGTATTTTCAATTTGTtctttctaaaaataaattttttacaagcaaaataaatttttaataaaacctAAAGATTATAGAGGCAATAAAATAGTACCCAAATACTGCTTTCATTCGATAGCTTGTATAGCAAGATGTCAAAGTGCAAGCAATAATATTTGCAGATACAAGAAGCGATTCTTCAATAGTTTGTTCTCTGCCATATCCAAGTCTCtgttataaaacaaatttaataattaatattaaaatatctttaataataataataaattgtaaaatattatttacgcTCTTTCTGAGATTCaataaagaaacttttttaacaGATTTATGAATCTTGTCTTCACGGCCAACTCGGACAATATTAAATGGAATGTTTTGAtctgtataaaataaaaaaaattataaataaattgtaatacaagccaaattaattta is a window from the Microplitis demolitor isolate Queensland-Clemson2020A chromosome 4, iyMicDemo2.1a, whole genome shotgun sequence genome containing:
- the LOC103568365 gene encoding probable helicase senataxin, whose product is METCLEDMISNPQLGIFIILSGNLSDWKYSSKTFFYNIFEWDPAWLVDKKYEETPPPVIDSIEMNPTKLLYSTYDEYQKTMLPFLIHEFWYTLKEDFAEEKKRKKLKQTNAKVMQRSYGSISVDNTDHKIIRFRLISTVEYTPVLEDTYPSRGDLVILNYKKSGQKFGYVEEVGRSGGRQRGATTLTYVLITKYSSLHDLPSILSLTTTTWILSYLTLLDALDNIPFSVLFKPILQPDNESYKILLTSDSISPVTNEILNAKQSEIMSRIVTTIQKPASGICLIQGPPGTGKSTVIKNIVATALSKNAVTRLLICAPSNKAIDELVIKLLKIQPDMQERNIPFEIVRVGREEKINRSVKHISLPRLALKWQKSHSIFKDVPNLAFVEEQILKNVNIIACTLTSCYTSFRMKAVFGNGELEIPFCIIDEAAQATELLTLVPTLLKINRLILVGDPQQLPPTILSQKAKDYGYDSSLFARAQIIFENESENPIVMLDTQYRMIDSISQWPNRYFYKGAIKNAASVAPLDFCNYKLLNHTFEQDSDGRSNLIEAILVANLVRSLMEKRKLMDKDISIGVITPYQNQRMLINSILKRLDGKQQSKQIKIKKRSDKKKEDDKNLIDFEDLSKQDTDKENEAKILVKVNSDDEDIVEIVNEDNNDNEDSIDEDSTDEDSDEDKDRDENKDKDQDEEINTNIPNEKITREESQSKDKKKPNKQRRRKRGKENKEENEKPDSEEKKTENVKQQKKIEVNTVDSFQGSECDVIILSCVRSEGIGFVKDPNRLNVSLTRAKHSLILCGNFNAFRHNEMWQDLLDDAHARGVYFNLTDGEEIKSITEHVIIDTTTLSV
- the LOC103568237 gene encoding probable helicase senataxin, giving the protein MYFDDDDLVQFDALSIDDDSEYSHTSFGSRYTQISRLQESCKNVRREFFYQIFQWNPSWAFDNQYKDIPPPIIDSIEMNPTKLLYSTYAEYQKIYLPFLISEFWPTLRDDIIEEAKKKKEPQTITAAVKENSYEHLSLDNNDSIRKITRFKITATVPRLNKLEDKYPSRGDLVIIEHPDKKSQHFAYVEEVDRSGNRYCSQTTLTYILITKSCSQFELSGSLKLTTVTWILSYLTQIDSLDYILQSPLIESILKPNIDSYRILSTLNTVPIVTKEVLNSKQLEIISRVVTTVENSTPGICLIQGPPGTGKSTVIKNIIASTLSRRNTGRILVCAPSNKAIDELVMRLLDIQPDMEDQNIPFNIVRVGREDKIHKSVKKVSLLNLRKSRLGYGREQTIEESLLVSANIIACTLTSCYTSYRMKAVFGKNKLKIPFCIIDEAAQATELLTLVPLMFDIERLVLVGDPQQLPPTILSQKAKEYGYDESLFGRAQKVFESESIKPIVILDTQYRMVDAISQWPNNYFYKGAIKNAASVAPLNFCNYKVFNHSYCQDSDGHSNPIEAVLVANLVKVLLEKRKLIKSDKEISIGVITPYQKQRKLINQLLNPPEEKKILLKKGTESNDDLDKKNDDLDKENTGDKAGDCDDKKGKEDKNDNKEKKVDAVKPNKIEVNTVDSFQGSECDVIIMSCVRSNGIGFVKDPNRLCVSLTRAKHSLILCGNFSTFRINDMWQNLLDDAQSRGVYFNVSNDELKTITNHLVVDRTHALF